Proteins encoded in a region of the Anopheles ziemanni chromosome 2, idAnoZiCoDA_A2_x.2, whole genome shotgun sequence genome:
- the LOC131293983 gene encoding prostasin-like: MLRLRFLAIITAVQSALAVTELLERAVECGKRNQTTMWPFHVGLYRAVGEESLYFCGGTIVSRWHVVGSAHCVQPHTPEVLSVRYGTYDLAQPEEVARCRVAKIIVHPGYSGPDFQNDLALLELRDPLPLGPLAQPVCLLPAGVDPVLQDPEGTRGISVGWGVGPQNIYTRVLLVSDLEVYPQSKCKELFAAKFFDGNEFFCAVSPVCSGSGGSGFYVQVDGRYYLRGMTTFGVAPKGKYVCGMNTLTGLINMEQYTDWLQQRIAEHRPTPVSPLTTAPNRTIVESVKNVNSK, encoded by the exons ATGCTGAGACTGAGGTTCCTGGCTATCATTACCGCCGTGCAGAGTGCGCTAGCAGTGACCGAGCTGCTGGAACGTGCCGTGGAGTGTGGAAAGCGCAATCAAACGACGATGTGGCCGTTTCATGTCGGTTTGTACCGGGCCGTCGGCGAGGAATCACTCTACTTCTGCGGCGGTACCATCGTCAGCAGATGGCATGTGGTCGGGTCGGCCCATTGCGTTCAGCCGCACACACCGGAGGTGCTATCCGTGCGCTACGGGACCTACGACTTGGCACAGCCGGAGGAAGTGGCTCGGTGCCGAGTGGCGAAGATAATTGTCCATCCGGGTTACTCTGGACCGGACTTCCAGAACGATCTGGCCTTACTGGAGCTGCGGGATCCGCTTCCACTCGGACCGCTGGCCCAACCGGTGTGCCTGCTACCGGCCGGCGTTGATCCGGTCCTGCAGGATCCGGAGGGTACGCGCGGTATCAGCGTCGGCTGGGGTGTCGGTCCACAGAACATTTACACGCGCGTCCTGCTCGTCTCCGACCTGGAGGTTTACCCGCAGAGCAAATGCAAGGAGCTGTTTGCAGCGAAATTCTTCGACGGTAATGAGTTCTTTTGTGCCG TGTCTCCCGTGTGCAGCGGAAGCGGCGGCAGTGGCTTCTATGTGCAGGTGGACGGCCGGTACTACTTGCGGGGAATGACAACGTTCGGCGTTGCACCAAAAGGAAAGTACGTTTGCGGGATGAACACTCTTACCGGCCTTATTAACATGGAACAGTACACGGATTGGCTGCAACAACGTATCGCCGAGCATCGACCGACGCCTGTTTCACCTCTAACCACAGCCCCGAATCGTACAATAGTAGAATCTGTCAAAAATGTGAATAGCAAATAG
- the LOC131293985 gene encoding uncharacterized protein LOC131293985: MWLEKLVLVYLLTLFNSLDGYFLDNHHLQNNGRHRRKDSNEAKAAHRNSLGPLQSQFITKNNTRVISQRGGLAVLPCSVTMTTPATVSWFRRKDYQLLTVGLSTYSSDDRFLVEHTRHLGNWALRIKNARKEDEGLYECQISTHPPQSIFLELRIVEAVAEILEAPDLHIDEGSTLRLECKLKRATESPLYVFWYHEDRMVNYDQEDGVSVSNNKLSSSILTVRNATARHGGNYTCAPANARQSSVYVHVLKGEKPAAMQHPNKNPTATSGASAAVSLTASRFSCLRPADLICLGGFLPATASLIVTLVRWLFTSTPGIRSSHTEQERERQRRWRRRDAPRSPLRPPGSARTTLLCILIAPLLSVKTIFSKSIKLFDAV, from the exons ACTCCAACGAGGCGAAGGCTGCGCACAGAAACTCATTAGGTCCATTACAAAGTCAATTTATAACTAAGAACAACACTAGGGTAATTAGTCAACGAGGAGGCCTAGCGGTGCTGCCGTGCAGCGTCACCATGACAACACCAGCCACT GTGTCCTGGTTTCGCCGGAAAGACTACCAGCTGCTGACGGTCGGCCTGTCGACGTACAGCAGCGACGATCGGTTTCTGGTGGAGCATACGCGGCACCTCGGCAACTGGGCGCTGCGGATAAAGAACGCCCGCAAGGAGGACGAAGGACTGTACGAGTGCCAAATTTCCACCCATCCACCCCAGTCGATATTTCTCGAGCTTAGGATCGTAG AGGCGGTAGCAGAAATTCTCGAAGCGCCCGATTTGCATATAGACGAAGGATCAACACTGCGACTGGAATGCAAACTGAAACGTGCCACCGAAAGTCCGCTTTATGTCTTTTG GTACCACGAAGATCGGATGGTGAACTACGACCAGGAGGATGGTGTGTCCGTGTCGAACAATAAGCTGTCCTCCAGCATCCTGACGGTGCGGAACGCGACGGCCCGGCACGGCGGTAACTACACCTGCGCCCCGGCCAACGCCCGCCAGTCGAGCGTTTACGTGCACGTGTTGAAAG GCGAAAAGCCGGCCGCAATGCAACACCCGAACAAAAACCCGACGGCCACATCCGGCGCCAGTGCGGCAGTGTCACTTACCGCATCCCGCTTCAGCTGTCTCCGGCCGGCCGACCTGATCTGCCTCGGAGGATTTCTTCCGGCAACGGCCAGCCTCATCGTGACGCTGGTCCGCTGGCTCTTCACGTCCACGCCGGGCATCCGCTCGTCCCACACCGAGCAGGAACGGGAACGGCAGCGACGATGGCGGCGAAGGGACGCACCGAGGAGTCCGCTGCGGCCACCCGGCTCGGCCCGGACCACCCTGCTCTGTATACTAATTGCTCCCTTGCTCTCCGTTAAGACTATCTTCAGCAAAAGTATTAAATTGTTCGATGCGGTTTAA